From Pseudothermotoga thermarum DSM 5069, a single genomic window includes:
- a CDS encoding Crp/Fnr family transcriptional regulator, with translation MNFSKLICSKLFNGLNEKEIFEELKKVSFIQKTFHEGETIFHEGEELLFIGLIVEGSVDVVHVSISGKQYKITTLSQGDTIGEAVLFSSHSHIPATVVAREKSFILFFDKSAITKLIRNNERILRNYLRILSDRILMMNKRLKESTLMNLRQRICNYLLEQYKKTKSLTIELPSSKEDLAELFGVHRPSLSRELIRMRDEGIIDFHGRTIKIQDLEKVEDIVYESFEV, from the coding sequence TTGAACTTCTCCAAATTGATCTGTTCAAAACTCTTCAACGGTCTAAATGAAAAAGAGATATTCGAAGAGCTTAAGAAGGTTTCCTTCATACAAAAAACCTTTCATGAAGGTGAAACGATTTTTCACGAAGGCGAAGAACTTCTTTTCATAGGTTTGATAGTGGAAGGATCGGTTGACGTTGTTCACGTTTCCATTTCTGGAAAACAGTACAAAATAACCACTTTAAGTCAAGGTGATACAATCGGTGAAGCCGTTTTGTTCTCATCTCATTCTCACATTCCAGCTACAGTTGTCGCAAGGGAAAAAAGTTTCATCTTGTTCTTCGATAAAAGTGCGATAACAAAGCTTATACGTAACAACGAAAGAATATTGAGAAATTATCTTCGAATCCTTTCTGACAGGATTTTGATGATGAACAAGCGTTTGAAAGAATCTACGCTCATGAATCTAAGGCAAAGAATATGCAATTACCTTTTGGAGCAGTACAAGAAGACAAAAAGTTTGACTATTGAATTACCATCTTCCAAGGAAGATCTTGCTGAGTTGTTTGGAGTGCATAGACCTTCTCTTTCAAGAGAACTGATCAGAATGCGTGATGAGGGAATAATAGATTTTCACGGCAGAACGATAAAGATACAAGACCTTGAAAAAGTTGAGGACATAGTTTATGAGAGTTTTGAAGTTTAG